A region of Planktomarina temperata RCA23 DNA encodes the following proteins:
- a CDS encoding DUF6552 family protein — translation MLTKIKSVDVVKWLATVIQLIGYGMTGLNLIPYNIYIFFVGIFLWFAVGFMWKDKAIMVVHVGAFISLLIGYLNA, via the coding sequence ATGTTGACTAAAATCAAGTCCGTTGATGTTGTTAAATGGTTAGCCACAGTAATCCAACTTATTGGGTATGGTATGACTGGATTGAACTTAATCCCCTATAATATATACATATTTTTTGTAGGGATATTTTTATGGTTTGCCGTAGGTTTTATGTGGAAAGATAAAGCAATTATGGTTGTACATGTTGGTGCTTTCATCTCATTGCTAATTGGATACTTGAATGCGTAA
- a CDS encoding GNAT family N-acetyltransferase, producing the protein MQDDQIIETYIPPPHPRGIELSGQWVRLEPLDISRHSKDLFQANTMDRDGSNWAYLPYGPFATLEAYEAWLSEAALTPDPNFFAIIKRADNKAAGLASYLRINPQDGSIEVGHINYSPLLQKTREGTEAMYLMMKWAFESGYRRYEWKCNALNTKSRYAAQRLGLSYEGVFRQMSISKGRNRNTAWFAAIDKEWPALKASFETYLSDDNFAADGRPKKALSGLTKPLLYKRDTFEFGSE; encoded by the coding sequence GTGCAAGATGACCAGATTATAGAGACCTACATACCGCCACCCCATCCGAGGGGCATTGAGCTTTCAGGCCAATGGGTTCGTCTGGAACCGCTGGATATTAGCAGACACTCTAAAGATCTGTTTCAAGCAAATACTATGGATCGTGACGGATCAAATTGGGCGTATCTGCCCTATGGGCCGTTTGCGACTTTAGAAGCCTATGAAGCCTGGTTAAGTGAGGCGGCCCTCACGCCAGATCCGAATTTTTTTGCGATCATTAAACGTGCCGACAACAAGGCGGCGGGGCTGGCAAGCTATCTGCGCATTAACCCTCAAGATGGATCAATTGAAGTTGGGCATATCAACTATTCTCCGTTGCTGCAAAAAACACGCGAAGGCACGGAGGCGATGTATCTCATGATGAAATGGGCATTTGAGAGCGGCTACCGGCGCTACGAATGGAAATGCAACGCTTTGAACACCAAGAGCCGCTATGCGGCCCAAAGGCTTGGCTTGTCTTACGAGGGGGTGTTTCGGCAAATGTCGATCAGCAAGGGACGCAATCGCAATACCGCTTGGTTTGCGGCCATTGATAAAGAATGGCCAGCGCTCAAGGCCAGTTTTGAAACCTATCTTTCGGACGATAATTTCGCCGCTGACGGGCGGCCTAAAAAGGCGCTCTCTGGGTTAACAAAGCCGCTATTGTATAAGCGCGACACATTTGAATTTGGATCTGAATAA
- the metA gene encoding homoserine O-acetyltransferase MetA, translating into MPIKIPANLPAHAVLSAEGVMVMDPSQADRQDIRPLRIALLNLMPLKIQTENQFGRLIGATPLQIELTLLRMTSHQTKNTSSDHMEQFYKPFSAVRNEKFDGLIITGAPIEHLDFQDVTYWPEMVEVMEWTQSHVHATLGVCWGGMAMINHLHGVKKHDLPQKAFGCFRHQNLDPSSPYLRGFSDDFVVPVSRWTEMKQDEIAAVPGLKTLLGSSETGPCLVEDPAHHALYLFNHFEYDSNTLKQEYDRDIANGTPINIPGHYYPGDDPSQTPLNRWRSHAHLLYGNWINEIYQTTPFDRNAIGR; encoded by the coding sequence ATGCCAATTAAGATTCCCGCAAATCTGCCCGCCCACGCTGTTCTGAGCGCCGAAGGCGTGATGGTCATGGACCCCAGCCAGGCGGATCGCCAAGACATCCGTCCGCTCCGCATCGCATTGCTCAACCTCATGCCGCTCAAAATTCAGACGGAAAATCAATTTGGCCGCCTCATCGGGGCCACCCCGTTGCAGATTGAACTCACCCTCTTGCGGATGACGAGCCACCAAACAAAAAACACCTCCTCCGATCATATGGAGCAATTTTATAAACCCTTCAGCGCGGTTCGGAATGAAAAATTTGATGGACTGATCATCACCGGCGCGCCGATTGAGCATTTGGATTTTCAAGACGTCACCTATTGGCCCGAAATGGTCGAGGTGATGGAATGGACGCAAAGCCATGTGCATGCCACTTTGGGGGTCTGCTGGGGCGGCATGGCGATGATCAATCACCTGCATGGGGTGAAAAAACATGATTTGCCGCAAAAGGCTTTTGGCTGTTTTCGACATCAAAACCTGGACCCCTCCTCGCCTTATTTGCGTGGGTTTTCGGATGATTTCGTGGTACCGGTCAGCCGCTGGACAGAGATGAAACAGGATGAAATTGCCGCTGTGCCGGGTCTCAAAACCCTGCTTGGGTCGAGCGAGACAGGTCCTTGTTTGGTCGAGGATCCCGCCCATCATGCACTCTATCTGTTCAATCATTTTGAATATGATAGCAATACGCTGAAACAGGAATATGATCGCGACATCGCCAATGGCACCCCAATCAACATTCCAGGTCATTATTATCCAGGCGATGATCCAAGCCAAACGCCGCTGAACCGCTGGCGCTCGCATGCGCATCTTCTTTATGGCAACTGGATCAATGAAATCTACCAGACAACGCCCTTTGATCGCAATGCGATAGGCCGCTAG
- a CDS encoding trimethylamine methyltransferase family protein codes for MSETRARRSRSGGGAARRAERTAVSVETERYIERNIPLYEFLDEATLEIIEYNAETVLEEIGVNFVDSPEALERWRSVGATIEGERVRIPRGLARELCKTAPSKFVQHARNPKRNVEIGGKTLVTAPVYGPPFVRDRDGGRRYATLADFQKFVKLGYMSKYLHHSGGTVCEPTDVPVNKRHLDMLLTHMVYSDKPFMGSVTEPSRAQDSVEMCEILFGKEFVQNNTVMTSLININSPLTFDSIMMGALEVFASNNQASIISPFIVGGAMAPVSVVGTLTQVLAEVLAGIAYSQIIKPGAPVIFGTFVTSIDMNSGAPTFGTPEASQILYGAGQLARRMNLPFRSGGGLCGSKLPDAQAAYETANTLNAALLGGVNFMLHSCGWLEGGLVASFEKFVMDADHLGTLQKMGLGVSADENGQAMDAIREVGPSGHYLGCDHTQKNFKSAFWRSNLFDYKPFETWYEEGARDTYSLAAERVASQLANYQKPPLDPEILAALEKYVADKKAAMPDAFV; via the coding sequence ATGTCCGAGACACGAGCGCGCAGATCACGCAGCGGCGGTGGCGCCGCCCGCCGAGCCGAACGCACAGCGGTGAGCGTCGAAACAGAACGCTATATTGAGCGCAATATCCCGCTGTATGAGTTCTTGGACGAAGCAACACTTGAAATCATCGAATACAATGCGGAAACCGTGCTTGAAGAAATCGGGGTGAACTTTGTGGACAGCCCGGAAGCCCTAGAGCGTTGGCGCTCAGTTGGGGCGACCATTGAGGGCGAGCGTGTTCGGATCCCGCGCGGTCTTGCGCGCGAGCTGTGCAAAACGGCGCCGTCGAAATTTGTGCAACATGCGCGCAACCCTAAGCGGAACGTGGAAATTGGCGGCAAAACTTTGGTGACGGCGCCCGTCTATGGCCCGCCCTTCGTGCGCGACCGCGATGGTGGCCGCCGGTATGCAACTTTGGCTGATTTTCAAAAGTTTGTGAAATTGGGCTATATGTCAAAATATCTGCACCATTCCGGCGGGACCGTTTGCGAACCCACCGATGTGCCGGTTAACAAGCGCCATCTGGATATGCTTTTGACGCATATGGTGTATAGCGATAAGCCGTTCATGGGGTCTGTGACCGAGCCAAGCCGCGCACAGGACTCCGTCGAGATGTGCGAAATTTTGTTTGGCAAAGAGTTTGTACAAAACAACACCGTGATGACATCGTTGATCAATATTAACAGCCCGCTCACCTTTGACAGCATTATGATGGGCGCCTTGGAGGTTTTTGCCTCCAACAATCAGGCCAGCATTATCTCGCCCTTCATCGTAGGTGGGGCGATGGCGCCGGTGTCGGTCGTGGGCACATTGACCCAGGTTTTAGCTGAAGTTTTGGCGGGTATCGCCTATAGTCAAATCATCAAGCCCGGGGCTCCCGTGATCTTTGGCACATTTGTCACCTCCATCGACATGAACTCCGGCGCACCGACCTTCGGCACGCCAGAGGCCAGCCAAATTCTTTACGGAGCCGGGCAGTTGGCCCGCCGGATGAACTTGCCGTTTCGCTCAGGCGGCGGGCTTTGCGGCTCGAAATTACCCGACGCGCAGGCGGCTTATGAGACCGCCAATACGCTCAACGCCGCGCTTTTGGGCGGGGTCAACTTTATGCTTCACTCCTGCGGCTGGCTGGAAGGTGGGCTTGTGGCGTCCTTTGAGAAATTCGTTATGGATGCCGACCACCTCGGCACTCTGCAGAAAATGGGACTTGGGGTCTCAGCTGATGAAAACGGCCAAGCCATGGATGCCATCCGCGAGGTTGGGCCAAGCGGCCATTACCTCGGATGTGACCACACGCAAAAGAACTTCAAATCTGCGTTTTGGCGGTCGAATTTGTTTGACTACAAGCCCTTTGAGACCTGGTACGAAGAGGGCGCGCGCGACACCTATAGTTTGGCCGCAGAGCGCGTGGCCTCTCAATTGGCCAACTATCAGAAACCGCCGCTCGATCCTGAAATTTTGGCGGCGCTTGAGAAATATGTGGCTGACAAAAAAGCGGCGATGCCCGACGCTTTTGTCTAG
- a CDS encoding DMT family transporter → MNNRRAALWMIGAIFSFTSMAIAGRAISGQLDTFEIMFYRSIMGFLIVLAVAKTVGTLGEIDLKHFRLHLLRNIFHFTGQNLWFFALPLIPLAQLFALEFTSPIWVLLLAPIFLGEGLTLRKLAIAALGFIGVLIVARPEIGAVNIGILAAACAAIGFAGAAILTRKLTVQNSLTKILFFLTGLQILFGLLCAGYDGDIALPSVATAPWLILIGAAGLAAHFCMTKSLSLAPASLVMPVDFARLPLIAVIGVVFYGESLDLYLVLGAVLILLANYLNLKRQA, encoded by the coding sequence ATGAACAACCGCCGTGCCGCGCTTTGGATGATTGGTGCTATTTTTTCGTTCACATCAATGGCCATTGCTGGTCGCGCAATATCCGGCCAACTCGATACGTTCGAGATCATGTTCTATCGTTCCATTATGGGCTTTTTGATTGTCCTCGCCGTGGCGAAAACTGTTGGCACGTTGGGCGAAATAGACCTTAAACATTTCCGCCTTCACCTTCTGCGCAACATCTTTCACTTTACCGGCCAAAACCTTTGGTTCTTCGCTCTGCCATTAATTCCACTGGCACAATTATTCGCGCTAGAGTTCACCTCACCCATCTGGGTGTTACTCTTGGCCCCAATCTTTTTAGGCGAAGGGTTAACCCTCCGCAAATTGGCGATTGCGGCCTTGGGCTTCATCGGCGTTTTGATCGTAGCCCGGCCCGAAATTGGTGCGGTAAACATCGGCATTTTGGCCGCGGCCTGTGCGGCCATTGGATTTGCAGGCGCGGCGATTTTGACCCGTAAGCTGACGGTGCAAAACTCATTGACCAAAATATTATTCTTTCTCACAGGGCTACAAATTCTTTTTGGATTGCTTTGCGCCGGCTATGATGGGGACATCGCCCTGCCCTCTGTTGCCACGGCTCCTTGGCTCATACTGATTGGGGCCGCTGGGCTGGCCGCCCATTTTTGCATGACCAAATCTCTCTCTTTAGCGCCCGCCAGTCTGGTGATGCCCGTGGACTTTGCCCGACTGCCATTAATTGCGGTTATTGGCGTTGTTTTCTATGGTGAGAGCTTGGATCTTTATCTGGTTCTTGGAGCTGTATTGATTTTACTCGCCAATTACCTAAATCTAAAGCGCCAAGCCTAG
- a CDS encoding H-NS family nucleoid-associated regulatory protein — protein MKTYSELKSEMDNLEAQMEEAKKRERAEALKKVKLLCKEFGFTAGMLQGVLAKGRNRTPKT, from the coding sequence ATGAAAACTTATAGTGAGTTGAAATCTGAGATGGACAATTTGGAAGCTCAGATGGAGGAAGCGAAGAAACGCGAACGCGCGGAAGCGCTCAAAAAGGTCAAACTACTGTGTAAGGAATTTGGCTTCACCGCCGGCATGTTGCAAGGCGTATTGGCCAAGGGCCGCAATCGCACGCCAAAAACCTAA
- a CDS encoding WHG domain-containing protein: MQKRRYHHGNLRQALVDAALVLIETKGPTGFTLSEAAKNAGVTPAAVYRHFEGREDLIAEVALQGFGIFAERMETAYNDGQPNALRAFEAAGRAYLDFARAYRGHYVAMFESGLPLQRSPELNQAAMEAQKVLQAAAVELSKNIPAEKRPPPQMFAAHIWALSHGVVELFARGAPGGRSPFPPEQLLESGMGIYLRGLGLIAPD; encoded by the coding sequence ATGCAAAAACGCAGATATCATCACGGCAACCTGCGTCAAGCTTTGGTGGATGCTGCGCTGGTGCTCATTGAAACAAAGGGCCCAACCGGCTTTACCCTTTCGGAGGCGGCCAAAAATGCCGGCGTCACACCCGCCGCCGTCTATCGCCATTTCGAGGGCCGCGAGGACCTGATTGCTGAGGTGGCGTTGCAAGGCTTTGGCATTTTTGCCGAGCGCATGGAAACGGCCTATAATGACGGGCAACCCAACGCGCTTCGTGCCTTTGAGGCGGCGGGCCGGGCTTATTTGGATTTTGCCCGCGCGTACCGCGGCCATTACGTCGCTATGTTTGAAAGTGGCCTGCCGCTTCAGCGCAGCCCTGAGCTCAACCAGGCCGCAATGGAGGCGCAAAAGGTTTTGCAAGCTGCGGCAGTGGAGCTGAGCAAGAATATCCCAGCCGAGAAACGCCCGCCACCACAGATGTTTGCCGCCCATATCTGGGCGCTGAGCCATGGGGTGGTCGAGCTGTTTGCCCGCGGCGCACCGGGTGGGCGCAGCCCCTTTCCACCTGAACAACTGCTGGAAAGCGGCATGGGTATTTATCTGCGTGGTTTGGGCCTTATTGCCCCAGATTGA
- a CDS encoding MAPEG family protein, producing MITAFYAALLGLFFTVLTLRVLALRGVTPLKWLAFNNFGAQALERSVRAHGNFIEYVPMVLLMMYFAEVAELSALRLHITGTMLLLGRVMHGICFGFLEFNMPLRFGGMVLTLLALINISVSLLVVAL from the coding sequence ATGATTACCGCATTCTACGCTGCTCTCTTGGGCCTGTTTTTCACCGTTTTGACGCTTCGGGTTTTGGCGTTACGGGGCGTTACACCTTTGAAATGGCTGGCCTTCAACAATTTTGGAGCGCAAGCGCTCGAGCGTTCCGTGCGGGCGCATGGCAACTTTATTGAATATGTCCCAATGGTTTTGCTGATGATGTATTTCGCAGAGGTCGCAGAGCTCTCAGCGCTGCGGCTTCACATCACAGGGACAATGCTTTTGCTGGGGCGTGTCATGCACGGGATTTGCTTTGGGTTTCTCGAGTTTAACATGCCGCTACGGTTTGGCGGTATGGTGCTGACGCTTTTGGCTTTAATCAATATTTCAGTGAGTCTGCTGGTCGTGGCGCTCTAG
- a CDS encoding FAD-dependent oxidoreductase produces MRTHAQAVVIGGGVIGCSILYHLTKLGWSDVVLLERDELTSGSTWHAAANIHGLHDSTNISRIQHYTMNLYTELEAETGQSCGVFQPGSLYLAQTENREHQLRLQAAKAKFYGMNFHEVSREEAERLHPLVNYDGVRCIMFEPDGGNVDPSGVTHAYAAGARARGAEIHRFTPVMGTEAQADGSWIVRTPKGDIHTQWVVNAAGLWGREVAAMAGITLPLQPTEHQYFVTESIPEVAAMSQRLPSVADRDGEYYLRQEGQGLLIGAYEKDMRFWAEEGTPLDFAHELFADDLDRIEDNMMRAIDRVPAVGTAGIKRVINGPMIWSPDSNVLFGPHPDLTNYFCCNGIIPGFSQSGGMGLMSAQWMVEGESQYDMFAWDVARFGDWADKAFTKARVGDQYAKRFAIHFPNEERDAGRPVRTRPAHALQTTLGGVFGLNYGWEHVQWFADHPGAKDTNGFTRQNWFEPVGRECRMLRNTAGIIDISNFAKYRVCGGQAEAWLNAVFANKMPKAVGRSCLTPLIGVRGGIAGDFTVTRLAEDEFMIIGSGMAERYHQRFWKMVPMPAGVSFESLTEALCGFNVAGPKSRALLQRLTNTSLATEDFPFMRSKRIELAGVDCVALRVSFTGDLGWELHCNTEDQLRLYEALLDCAKDFDAGPVGARALMSLRVEKGYGSWSREYSPEYWPQEVGLAGLIKLDKDFLHKEAYLAIKDKDPRERLCIVEILAPDHADATGGEPIFDKAGAGVGRVTSGTYGYGVNKSLALCYLKNVTAGDELDVMILGKPHHAIVLPEAPFDPKGEKLRA; encoded by the coding sequence ATGCGGACCCATGCTCAAGCAGTTGTAATCGGTGGCGGTGTCATTGGTTGTTCTATACTTTATCATCTGACCAAATTGGGCTGGAGTGATGTGGTTCTGTTGGAACGCGACGAGCTGACGTCCGGTTCGACATGGCATGCGGCGGCGAATATTCACGGGCTGCATGACAGCACCAATATCAGCCGTATCCAACACTACACGATGAACCTTTACACTGAGCTGGAAGCCGAGACCGGACAAAGCTGCGGCGTGTTTCAGCCCGGAAGCCTCTATCTGGCCCAAACAGAAAACCGGGAACATCAACTGCGTCTTCAGGCGGCTAAGGCCAAATTCTACGGCATGAACTTTCACGAGGTCAGCCGCGAGGAGGCGGAGCGGCTGCATCCTTTGGTCAATTATGACGGGGTGCGCTGCATCATGTTTGAACCTGATGGCGGCAATGTTGATCCCTCAGGTGTCACCCATGCCTATGCGGCCGGCGCGCGGGCGCGGGGTGCGGAAATTCATCGCTTCACCCCGGTGATGGGGACAGAGGCCCAGGCCGATGGCAGCTGGATTGTGCGCACCCCGAAGGGCGATATTCACACGCAATGGGTGGTCAATGCCGCCGGTCTCTGGGGGCGCGAGGTGGCCGCGATGGCCGGCATTACCTTGCCGCTTCAGCCAACAGAGCATCAATATTTCGTGACCGAAAGCATTCCAGAGGTGGCCGCGATGAGCCAGCGCCTGCCGTCGGTTGCGGATCGTGATGGCGAATATTATCTGCGCCAAGAGGGGCAGGGGCTTTTGATTGGCGCCTATGAAAAGGATATGCGGTTTTGGGCCGAAGAAGGCACGCCGCTTGATTTCGCCCATGAACTTTTTGCCGATGACTTAGACCGGATCGAAGACAATATGATGCGTGCCATTGATCGCGTGCCTGCCGTCGGCACAGCTGGGATCAAACGCGTGATTAATGGGCCGATGATCTGGTCACCCGACAGCAATGTATTGTTTGGCCCGCATCCCGATTTGACAAACTATTTCTGCTGTAATGGGATCATCCCTGGTTTTAGCCAATCGGGCGGTATGGGTTTGATGTCGGCGCAATGGATGGTGGAGGGCGAAAGCCAATATGATATGTTCGCTTGGGATGTCGCGCGTTTTGGCGACTGGGCCGATAAGGCCTTTACCAAGGCGCGGGTGGGCGATCAATATGCCAAGCGTTTTGCGATCCATTTTCCCAATGAAGAGCGCGATGCTGGCCGGCCTGTCCGCACCCGCCCGGCCCATGCTTTGCAAACGACCCTTGGCGGCGTGTTTGGGCTGAACTACGGCTGGGAGCATGTGCAGTGGTTTGCCGATCACCCCGGCGCCAAGGACACAAATGGCTTCACCCGGCAAAATTGGTTCGAGCCCGTGGGCCGCGAATGCCGCATGCTGCGCAATACGGCTGGGATCATAGATATTTCGAATTTCGCCAAATATCGCGTCTGTGGCGGGCAGGCGGAGGCGTGGCTCAACGCCGTCTTCGCCAATAAGATGCCCAAGGCGGTGGGCCGCTCTTGCCTGACGCCTTTGATCGGTGTGCGCGGGGGGATTGCTGGGGATTTCACAGTAACGCGCTTGGCCGAAGATGAATTTATGATCATCGGCTCGGGCATGGCCGAACGCTATCATCAGCGGTTCTGGAAGATGGTTCCGATGCCTGCAGGTGTGAGCTTTGAAAGCCTGACCGAAGCGCTTTGCGGCTTTAATGTCGCGGGGCCAAAATCTCGCGCATTGCTGCAGCGTCTGACGAATACGTCGCTGGCCACCGAGGATTTCCCCTTCATGCGATCCAAGCGTATTGAGCTGGCCGGCGTGGACTGCGTCGCGCTGCGGGTCTCTTTCACCGGGGATTTGGGCTGGGAGCTGCATTGCAACACAGAAGACCAGTTGCGGCTCTATGAGGCCCTGCTGGACTGCGCGAAAGACTTTGACGCAGGCCCTGTCGGGGCCCGTGCATTAATGAGCCTTCGCGTGGAAAAAGGCTACGGCTCTTGGTCGCGGGAATATAGCCCGGAATATTGGCCGCAGGAGGTTGGTCTGGCGGGCTTGATCAAGCTAGACAAGGATTTTCTGCATAAAGAGGCCTATCTTGCCATCAAAGATAAAGACCCGCGCGAGCGGCTTTGCATCGTTGAGATCCTGGCGCCAGATCATGCCGATGCCACGGGCGGTGAACCCATTTTTGACAAGGCTGGAGCGGGTGTTGGACGGGTGACATCCGGCACCTATGGCTATGGGGTGAATAAGTCCCTGGCGCTGTGTTACCTGAAAAATGTGACAGCGGGTGATGAGCTGGATGTTATGATCTTGGGAAAACCGCATCATGCGATTGTTCTGCCCGAAGCCCCCTTTGATCCGAAGGGGGAAAAATTGCGGGCCTAG
- a CDS encoding DUF6477 family protein, with amino-acid sequence MRHIELRLNTLKRPKLMLEAARNGLASYDPSRHLPVLLGGSLHRSKTGQLDCLLDIEETYNRLRKEKRAEYSPARHIRYLIAILAEYSSLKKT; translated from the coding sequence ATGCGGCACATTGAACTCAGATTGAACACTCTCAAACGCCCCAAGCTCATGTTAGAGGCGGCGCGTAATGGGCTGGCCAGTTATGATCCCAGCCGCCATCTTCCGGTGCTCTTAGGAGGGTCGCTTCATCGCAGCAAAACAGGCCAACTCGATTGCTTGTTGGACATTGAAGAAACCTACAACCGATTGCGCAAAGAAAAGCGCGCTGAGTATTCCCCAGCGCGCCACATCCGATATCTTATTGCCATATTGGCAGAATACAGCAGTCTTAAAAAGACCTAA
- the guaA gene encoding glutamine-hydrolyzing GMP synthase, which translates to MHQKLLIIDFGSQVTQLIARRLRELNVYCEIHPFQNVTQEFLQQFAPKAVILSGGPASVIDEGSPRPPMAVFEMNIPVLGICYGQQVMMHCLGGKVERGHGTAEFGRAYVSPKAPLSLLEGWFEEGDEQVWMSHGDHVSAIAPGFEVYGTSPNAPFAVTADPAREFYAVQFHPEVHHTPKGAKLYENFIRRAGFTGDWTMGAYREQALQAIRDQVGDQKVICGLSGGVDSSVAAVLIHEAIGDQLTCVFVDHGLLRQGEAEEVIGMFRDHYNMPFIHADEKELFLSALDGQSDPETKRKIIGKLFIDVFQKHASDVGGAKFLAQGTLYPDVIESVSFSGGPSVTIKSHHNVGGLPEKMGLSLVEPLRELFKDEVRALGRELGLPASFIGRHPFPGPGLAIRCPGEITREKLEILRRADAIYIDQIRKHGLYDEIWQAFVAILPVRTVGVMGDSRTYDFACALRAVTSVDGMTADYYPFSHEFLGETATRIINEVQGINRVTYDITSKPPGTIEWE; encoded by the coding sequence ATGCATCAAAAATTACTCATCATCGACTTTGGCAGTCAAGTTACGCAACTTATCGCGCGGCGTTTGCGCGAGCTTAATGTATATTGCGAAATACACCCGTTTCAGAATGTAACGCAGGAGTTTTTGCAGCAGTTTGCGCCCAAAGCTGTGATCCTTTCGGGCGGGCCTGCCTCCGTGATTGATGAAGGCTCCCCACGCCCTCCAATGGCTGTGTTTGAGATGAATATTCCGGTTTTAGGAATTTGTTATGGCCAACAGGTGATGATGCACTGTCTGGGCGGTAAAGTGGAACGCGGGCATGGAACAGCGGAATTTGGCCGCGCCTATGTGAGCCCAAAGGCCCCCCTAAGCCTTCTGGAAGGCTGGTTTGAAGAGGGCGACGAGCAGGTCTGGATGAGCCATGGCGATCATGTCAGCGCCATTGCGCCGGGGTTCGAGGTCTATGGCACCTCTCCCAATGCACCTTTTGCAGTGACGGCTGACCCGGCCCGCGAATTTTACGCCGTGCAGTTTCATCCAGAGGTGCATCACACCCCCAAAGGGGCAAAACTCTATGAGAATTTCATTCGCCGTGCAGGATTTACCGGCGATTGGACCATGGGGGCTTACCGCGAGCAGGCCCTACAGGCTATTCGCGATCAAGTGGGAGATCAAAAGGTGATCTGCGGCCTTTCGGGCGGCGTTGACAGCTCTGTTGCTGCGGTTCTGATCCATGAGGCGATTGGTGACCAGCTGACATGTGTTTTTGTCGACCACGGCTTGTTGCGCCAAGGCGAGGCCGAAGAGGTCATCGGTATGTTCCGCGATCACTACAATATGCCCTTCATCCATGCCGATGAGAAGGAGCTTTTTCTCAGCGCATTGGATGGTCAATCTGATCCGGAAACCAAGCGGAAGATCATCGGGAAGTTGTTTATCGATGTGTTTCAAAAACATGCATCAGATGTCGGGGGTGCCAAATTCCTAGCTCAGGGCACTTTGTACCCCGATGTCATTGAAAGCGTCAGCTTTTCGGGCGGACCATCGGTGACCATCAAGTCGCATCACAATGTCGGTGGATTGCCGGAAAAAATGGGCTTGAGCTTGGTGGAGCCTTTGCGTGAGCTGTTCAAAGATGAAGTGCGCGCCTTGGGCCGCGAGTTGGGCCTGCCTGCCTCTTTCATAGGCCGCCACCCCTTCCCTGGCCCCGGCCTAGCCATCCGCTGCCCAGGGGAAATTACCCGCGAGAAGCTGGAGATTTTGCGGCGTGCCGATGCCATCTACATTGATCAAATCCGCAAGCACGGTCTGTATGACGAAATCTGGCAAGCCTTTGTCGCGATCCTACCGGTGCGCACCGTGGGCGTTATGGGCGACAGCCGAACCTATGATTTCGCCTGCGCCCTGCGGGCCGTGACATCCGTTGACGGTATGACCGCGGACTACTACCCGTTTTCCCATGAATTCCTCGGCGAAACAGCCACGCGTATCATCAACGAAGTGCAAGGCATCAACCGGGTGACCTATGACATTACCTCCAAGCCACCAGGGACGATTGAGTGGGAATGA
- a CDS encoding SDR family oxidoreductase has product MREKFANYPSLSGKTVFVTGGASGIGAEIVTAFAKQGAKVGFVDMDVAGSEALLAKLEGTHGFAPCDLRDIEALKAAFAQLVEALGPAEILVNNAARDDRHDWREVTPEYWDERQNNNLRHMFFAIQAVADGMIAAGGGSIINMGSNSWWEAGGGFPAYTTAKAAVHGLTRTMARDLGDHRIRVNTVVPGWIMTERQKQLWVTPEALAKQIDRQCLPDPIDPVYVARMVLFLASDDSAACSAQNFMVEGGSI; this is encoded by the coding sequence ATGCGCGAAAAATTTGCCAATTACCCCAGCCTGAGCGGCAAAACTGTGTTTGTAACCGGCGGCGCATCGGGCATCGGTGCTGAGATCGTCACTGCCTTTGCCAAGCAGGGCGCCAAGGTTGGTTTTGTTGATATGGATGTTGCAGGATCAGAGGCGCTTTTGGCCAAGCTGGAGGGCACGCATGGCTTTGCACCCTGTGATCTGCGCGATATTGAAGCGCTGAAAGCCGCCTTTGCCCAATTGGTGGAAGCCCTTGGACCAGCGGAGATCTTGGTCAACAATGCTGCGCGCGATGACCGACATGATTGGCGCGAGGTGACACCTGAATATTGGGATGAGCGGCAAAATAATAATCTGCGCCATATGTTTTTCGCCATTCAGGCCGTCGCCGATGGGATGATCGCGGCCGGCGGTGGCTCGATTATCAACATGGGATCAAATTCTTGGTGGGAAGCCGGTGGCGGCTTTCCGGCCTATACCACCGCCAAAGCGGCCGTGCATGGGCTGACCCGTACCATGGCCCGCGATCTGGGCGATCATCGCATTCGGGTCAATACAGTGGTGCCGGGTTGGATTATGACCGAGCGACAAAAACAGCTTTGGGTCACTCCCGAAGCCCTCGCCAAGCAAATCGACCGCCAATGCCTGCCCGATCCCATCGATCCTGTATATGTCGCCCGAATGGTGCTTTTTCTCGCCTCAGACGATTCTGCGGCCTGTTCGGCGCAAAACTTTATGGTCGAAGGCGGTTCAATCTAG